GGTCACGACGACGGTGGGCTCAATCCGGCGGACCGCGTTGAGCGGGATCCGCTGCGGGGCTCCGGCGCGGAAGCCGCGGCCGAGCTGCCGCAGCAGCTTCCCGATCGGCCCGTCGATCCGGTCGGAAAGGGCTTCCGGGCCGACGAGCAGCGCGTCGACGACGTAGGTGCCGTTCTCCTCGCGGAGCTCGAGGTCGTCGACCTTGCCGACGACCGTGCCGTCCTCGCCGG
This window of the Amycolatopsis balhimycina FH 1894 genome carries:
- a CDS encoding PRC-barrel domain-containing protein, translated to MNPFTDHGPIDLADALLDRQITGEDGTVVGKVDDLELREENGTYVVDALLVGPEALSDRIDGPIGKLLRQLGRGFRAGAPQRIPLNAVRRIEPTVVVTTAIAHATGSPSEDWLRRRIVDRIPGAGRASR